A window of the Arachis duranensis cultivar V14167 chromosome 5, aradu.V14167.gnm2.J7QH, whole genome shotgun sequence genome harbors these coding sequences:
- the LOC107490796 gene encoding glycosylinositol phosphorylceramide mannosyl transferase 1: MRGSYFFNRWIEQRVRLLAISAVKSFKIKLLLFFCVGLTLIVFSTSASSFFLWNNQAPAPYYGPDFRKGYSIVMNTWKRYDLLKQSIKHYSSCPRLDSVHIVWSEPDPPSDSLLKYLYHVVKSVPKDGHQVKLKFDINKEDSLNNRFKEIKDLESDAVFSIDDDVIFPCSSVEFAFDVWQSAPDTMVGFVPRVHWVDYSKGGGSKFKYGGWWSVWWTGTYSMVLSKAAFFHKKYFILYTNQMPTSLKEYITKNRNCEDIAMSFLVANATGAPPIWVKGKIFEIGSTGISSLGGHSEKRSECVNRFASVFGRMPLVSTSVKAVDSRNIWFW; this comes from the exons ATGAGAGGGAGCTACTTTTTCAACCGTTGGATTGAGCAGAGGGTCCGCCTGCTCGCGATCTCAGCCGTTAAATCGTTCAAGATCAagctcctcctcttcttctgcGTCGGGCTTACGCTAATCGTGTTTTCCACAAGTGCTTCCAGCTTCTTCCTTTGGAATAATCAAGCACCTGCTCCCTATTATGGCCCTGATTTCAG GAAAGGGTACTCAATAGTGATGAACACATGGAAGAGATATGATCTTCTTAAGCAGTCCATCAAGCATTACTCATCATGTCCTCGCCTTGATTCAGTGCATATTGTGTGGAGCGAACCAGATCCGCCTTCGGATTCTCTTCTGAAATATCTATACCACGTGGTGAAGTCCGTGCCTAAAGATGGGCACCAAGTCAAATTGAAGTTTGACATCAACAAGGAGGATAGCCTGAACAACAGGTTcaaggaaattaaagatctAGAGTCCGATGCTGTCTTCTCAATTGATGATGATGTCATATTCCCTTGCTCTTCTGTGGAGTTTGCATTTGATGTTTGGCAAAGTGCACCTGATACAATGGTGGGGTTTGTACCTCGTGTCCATTGGGTTGATTACTCG AAAGGTGGCGGCTCCAAATTTAAATATGGTGGATGGTGGTCCGTGTGGTGGACGGGTACATACAGCATGGTGCTCTCCAAGGCagcattttttcacaaaaagTACTTCATTCTCTACACAAATCAAATGCCAACGTCACTTAAAGAATATATAACTAAGAACAG GAACTGTGAAGATATTGCAATGTCTTTCCTTGTTGCAAACGCAACTGGTGCACCCCCCATATGGGTTAAAG GAAAGATATTTGAGATTGGATCAACTGGAATCAGCAGTTTGGGAGGTCACAGTGAAAAAAGAAGTGAATGCGTCAACAGGTTTGCTTCTGTGTTTGGAAGGATGCCATTGGTGTCTACCTCGGTGAAGGCTGTTGATAGTCGCAATATTTGGTTTTGGTGA